Part of the Acidimicrobiia bacterium genome, GTCATCGAGGGATTCGACATGGGACCCGTCTTCAGTGCTGAACCGGGGGCTGATCCGTATCCCGAGGTGATGAATCGCGCTGCGATAGCTGAGATGAAGGGCCTCAACCCCGATCTGGTGATCGTGAAGGGCGACCTCACCGCCAAGGGCACGCTGGAGGAATACGCCGCCTTCCGGGCGGCCTACGAGCCTGCCTTCGGCGAAAGACTGGTGCACGTTCGCGGCAACCACGACGGCTACTACGGCGGCCACTACGCCGCCACCCCCACCCAGCGGGTCGACCTGCCGGGCGTCACCGTGGCTGTCCTCGACACCACCGATCCCGGCCGCACCCCGGGACGGGTCACGTCGTCGCAACTTGCCTGGCTAGACGATCTCGCCGGTAGCGCCGACCAACCGGTACTCGTGTTCGGCCACCACCACGTGTGGAACCCCGATAGCGCGGCGCGCCCGGAAAGCTATTTCGGGATCCTCCCCGACCCCTCCGAACAACTCGTGGCCACCGTGGCTCGCCATCCCGGCATTCTCGGCTACTTCGCCGGCCACACCCACCGAAATCGGGTACGCCGAATATCCACCACCGGCGACCGGCCCTGGGCAGAGGTGGCCTGCGTAAAGGACTACCCCGGCACCTGGGCCGAATACCGCGTGTTCGATGGCGGCATCCTTCAGGTGCACCGCCGGATCTCCAGCCCTGAGGCACTGGCCTGGACCGAGCAAACTCGCCACATGTACGGCGGGGCCTACGCCGACTACGCCCTCGGCCACCTCCGTGATCGCTGTTTTGCCATGGCCGTGACCACCCGATGATCCCGGCATGAGCGGGCCCCTCGCGGGGATCCGCGTGCTCGACCTCGCCACGGTGATCGCCGCACCCGGCGCCGCCCGCTACCTCGCCGACTACGGCGCTGACGTACTCAAGATCGAACGCCCCGGCACCGGCGATGCCACCCGCGGCATGGGGGTACCGCACCCCGCCGATGGCACCTCGTTGTATTGGAAGATGGTGTCGCGCAACAAACGCTGCGCGGTGGTGGATATCAAAACGGCGGAAGGCCGGGCCACCATCCTGCGCCTGGTCGAAGAAGGCCATGTCTTGGTGGAAAACTTTCGGCCTGGCACGCTCGAACGACTCGGCCTCGGCCCCGACGTACTCCTCGCCCGCAACCCCTCCTTGGTGATCCTCCGAGTCACCGGATTTGGACAGGACGGCCCCTACGCCCACCGAGCCGGCTTCGCCACCATCGCCGAGGCCCTGTCGGGCTTCGCCGCCCTCAATGGGGAACCCGACGGTGGCCCCTTGCTGCCGCCCATCGCCCTCACCGACGAGATCACCGCCATCGTGGGCGCCTTTGCCACCATGACCGCGCTGTGGTCCGGGGTGGGCCAGGTGGTTGATGTGAATCTCCTGGAGTCGCTGTTCCAGTGCATGGGGCCCCTGCCGGGCGCCTATGCCACCTCGGGCTATCTGCAGCCCCGATTGGGCTCCGGTATCCCGTACTCAGTTCCACGCGGAACGTGGCGTTGTGCTGATGGACATTGGATAGCGGTGTCCACCTCGGCCGAGTCGGTGGCGGCGCGGGTCATGGCCCTCATCGGCTTGGGCGACCGCACCGATCTGCAGACCTTCAACGGACGAATTGCGGCACGTGACGAGATCGATGCGTGCCTGACCGCGTTCTGTGCCACCCGTCCCCGCGATGAGGTACTGGCCGCCTTCGACGATGCCGAGGCCGCCGCCGCCGCCATCCATGACATGGCCGACATCGCCAACGACCCACACTTCGCGGCGCGCCAATCTATTGTCACGGTCGACGGCGTACCCATGCAGGGCCTCGTGGCCCACCTCTCCGCCACCCCCGGTCACATCCGCTGGCCCGGTCGTGCCCTCGGGGCCGACGAACCGCAGTGGGCCCTTCCACCCGAACCCCAGGAAACGGTCAGCCCCGGTGAGCCACCGCGAGATCCACGATCTCACCCATGATGGTGGTGAAGTTGAAGTCCTTCGGGGTGTAGACCGCCGCCAGATCCGCCGCCAGCAGGCGCGGCCGATCCTCCTCCGGGATGATCCCGCCGGCCACCACTGGCGCCGTCACCCCCCGTTGGCGACAGAGACGCACCACCTCGGGCACCAAGTCGAGATGACTGCCCGAGAGGATGGAGAGGCCGATCACATCCACATCCTCGTCGAGGGCTACTGACGCGATCTGCTCCGGGGTGAGCCGAATCCCCTGGTAGATCACCTCGAGGCCGGCGTCACGTGCCGCCACGGCAATCTGTTCGGCACCATTGCTGTGTCCATCCAGACCCGGCTTGGCCACGAGAAGCCGGGGTGGTCCCCCCGGGAGGGCCTTCACCCGTTCGGCCAGGGCCCGAAGACCCGCGCTGCCTCCCGCCGCCCCGGCGGCGGCGGCCACTCCGGTAGGGGCTCGGTACTCTCCGAATACCTCGCGCAGCACGCCCGCCCACTCCCCGGTCGTGCCCCCAACGTGGGCGAGATCAATGGTGGCGGGCATCACGTTCTCAGTCGACATCGCCACCCGCCGCAGTTCGTCGAGCGCCCGCTGCACCGCATCGTGGTCTCGTTGGGCCCGCCACTGCACCACCCCCGCCACCGTGAGGGCCTCCACGTCGGGATCTACCCTGAGAATGGACCCCTCCCCTTCCAACGGAGACGGCAGGGCTTCGGTGAAGCGGTTGACTCCCACCACCGTGAGATCACCCGACTCGATCTTGCGCAAGCGCTCGGCGTGGCTGCTGACCAGACGCCCCTTCAGTTGTTCGATCGCTCCGAACGCGCCCCCCAGGTCGAGCACCTCCTGCAACTCGGCCCAGGCGGCTTCGGCTAATTCCGCCGTGAGAGCCTCAACCACCACCGACCCCTCGAACAGGTCCGGAT contains:
- a CDS encoding CoA transferase, giving the protein MSGPLAGIRVLDLATVIAAPGAARYLADYGADVLKIERPGTGDATRGMGVPHPADGTSLYWKMVSRNKRCAVVDIKTAEGRATILRLVEEGHVLVENFRPGTLERLGLGPDVLLARNPSLVILRVTGFGQDGPYAHRAGFATIAEALSGFAALNGEPDGGPLLPPIALTDEITAIVGAFATMTALWSGVGQVVDVNLLESLFQCMGPLPGAYATSGYLQPRLGSGIPYSVPRGTWRCADGHWIAVSTSAESVAARVMALIGLGDRTDLQTFNGRIAARDEIDACLTAFCATRPRDEVLAAFDDAEAAAAAIHDMADIANDPHFAARQSIVTVDGVPMQGLVAHLSATPGHIRWPGRALGADEPQWALPPEPQETVSPGEPPRDPRSHP